Below is a genomic region from Cydia strobilella chromosome 1, ilCydStro3.1, whole genome shotgun sequence.
agagattggcatcttttctataccatccatacttttcttgggccaaactatagtttgtcaaaggactgtcttatttcaaacatagacagagagaatcatactatttttgtcttacactagtactagcaccctaaAGAAAAGGGTGAgtgtggttttttttgtttgttcttatttactgacaatttgtttTGTCCAACTATATATTCACCAGAAGAAGTTTCTATTCAGTGTGTTTTATATTATAACGATTTTTTTAGTGAGTCGAACagctttttatagtttttactgACAGCAACGTCATGTCAGTATCCAATCAATCTGTCAAAAATTGAGTCAATATTCCAATTGCAATGCAATCACTGTTAAATTTCTAATCAGATCATAATCAGTTTACGCTGTGTTAAGTTGGCCACGGAAAATAGTGTATTGAATGTAGGAAAAGGGGCGGATGGGTTTAGCGTGGCCGTAACTTAGGACTGAGCGCGCACCATGGCTATGTCCAAAGGATTTAAAGTGTTGGAGAAGTCGTGCCCACCAAATCCCTACAGTATAATCCTACAACACAGAAACAAAGATACTGCTTTATTGTTCGAATCTCAAGCTGTGGTCTCACTTTCACCTCAGGAGACTGACACTTTTCGGAAACAGTTTCACAAAATCGCTGACGCTTACGCCTGCCTAGGCGCTCTGCAGCTGAATTCCGGGGAATCCTGTCTGCTCTACCTAGTGCTGGTGACTGGGTGCTGCTCCGTGGGAAAGGTGGGCGATGTTGAAGTATTCAAAATTACCCAAACCCAATTCTTGCCTCTCTTTTACCACACTAATGATGACAAAGTTTCAGAAGTAAAGAAATTACTCAATTCTGGAACTTTCTATTTTTCTTGGAACACGGGAAAATCAAACGATAATCTCTTTGATCTCACGCTCTGTGCACAACGCAAAAGCAAAGGAGCTAATCCTGATAATAGATTCTTTTGGAACAGAACTCTCTTTATACATTTGATTAGGTATGGAATTGATTGTGAGGATTGGCTCACAAGAGCTATGTGTGGGTCAGTGGAAATAAGAACCATCTATGTGGGGCACCGTCAAGCTAGAGCAGTTTTAGTGTCCCGTCTGAGCTGTGAAAGAGCTGGCACTCGTTTCAATGTCAGAGGATGCAACGATGATGGCAATGTTGCCAATTTCGTTGAAACTGAACAATCAATTTACATAGATGATTCCGTGGCATCTTACATTCAGACCAGGGGATCGGTTCCTCTGTTTTGGGAGCAGCCGGGAGTACAAGTTGGATCTCATAAAGTTAAGATGTCCAGAGGCTACGATGCTTCTACCAGTGCTTGCGATCGACACTTCTCTGCAATGAAGCGCAATTACGGGTCCGTGATTGTTGCAAATCTTTTAGGATCAAGTTTGATTGGAGGAAGTGAAGGTGAAGCCACTTTGAGCAATGCTTTTCAGAAACACCTTAACGAGTCTGCTCATTCGGATGTCATTCAGATAATCTTTGATTACCATCAGGAAGTCCGAGCCTCATCCATTGAAGGAGCTTTAGGGAAATTCAAAAAGATAATAGAGAAATATTATGATGAAATGGGGATTTTCAGTGCTAAAAGTGTTGACATTTACAATATCCAGAAAGGCGTTATCCGAACAAACTGCCTTGATTGCTTGGACAGAACCAATTCTATTCAGACATTTATTGGGCTAGAAATGCTCAATATACAGCTTATGCTGCTCCAATGTGTtgataagaaacaaaatgtgaATAGATTTGAGGAAGTTTTTAAACAGATGTGGGTGAATAACGGCAATGAAATATCGAAAATTTATGCAGGCACTGGAGCTATCCAAGGCGGCTCCAAATTGATAGACGGAGCTCGCTCTGCAGCCCGCACCATACAGAACAACTTGTTAGACAATTCCAAGCAAGAAGCTATTGATATTTTGCTTCTAGGCTCTACGTTAAACTCTGAACTTGCTGATCGTACAAGGATCCTCTTACCAGCTAATCTACTGCACGCATCCCCTCCGGTGCTTAGAGAAATGTGCCGCAGAGTTAACGAGTACACAACACCATCCTCTATAAGGATTACAATCGGCACATACAATGTGAACGGTGGTAAACACTTTAGAAGTCTCGCCTATAAAGACGTCAGTTTGGCCGACTGGTTGCTAGATTGCCCTAACCATTCATTAGTGAACACTGTCCAAGGCAAGGATCATCCTTCTGATATATTTGCGATTGGCTTTGAAGAAATCGTCGACCTTAACGCCAGCAACATTATGGCCGCCAGTTCTGACAATGCAAAAGCATGGAGTGAGGAGCTAGAAAAAGTTTTATGCAGAGATGCACCCTACACCCTTCTCTCCTCCCATCAATTAGTAGGCGTGTGTTTATTCGTGTTTGCTAGAAAAGATTTAATTCCTCACATCCGAGATGTGGCGCTCGATTCTGTCAAAACTGGTCTCGGGGGCGCCACTGGTAACAAAGGTGCAGTTGCTATCAGACTAGTCATTTACGGAACCTCTCTCTGTTTTGTCTGCGCCCATTTCGCTGCGGGACAGTCTCAAGTTACCGAAAGAAATGCCGACTACACAGAAATCACGAGGAAAGTAGCTTTCCCAATGGGCCGATCCCTATACTCGCACGACTACGTGTTTTGGTGCGGCGATTTCAACTACCGCATTGATCTGGACAAAGATGAAGTGCGATTACTCGTGTCACAGAATAACATGCAGCGGCTTTTAGAGCAAGACCAGCTAACGAGACAGAAAGCTCAAGATCTCGTGTTTAAAAACTGCTTTGAAGGTGATATTACCTTCCTTCCGACATACAAGTATGATCTCTTTAGCGATGATTACGATACTAGTGAAAAATGCCGTGCCCCAGCCTGGACCGACCGCATTTTGTGGCGAAGCCGGAAACACACTATAGACCCGGAAGGGACTTCCGAATTAGTCGCCGGGAAGTTACTCCACTACGGCCGAGCGGAACTGAAACAGAGCGATCATCGACCTGTAATAGGGATTCTTGAGGTTGAAGTCCTTCAAGTAAGCTACACGAAATGCATGGAAGTGTTTTACGAAGTGGTCAATGATCTGGGACCTCCGGACGCGACAATCGTCGTGCAACCTTGCGATGCCAACAGTGAATCTGTGTTTGATGATAATTTGGTAGCTGCGATTTTGCAAGAGCTCGCCACTATAGGCGAGGTAACTCTTGTGAGGATCGTTGAGGATCATTCGACTTCGTTGATAATTACGTTCCGAGATGGACAGAACGCTCTCGCTGCCGCGCAGAAGGAACATCTGACCGTTTGCTCGGTTCCTTTGCGCATCACTTTAAAATCTCCTAATTGGGTGGAGGTCGTCAGGTCAGAGTTAATTCTGTGTACGAATAATACGATTCCGCTGTTCGGTGAGGCTCAAGCGGAGCGGCCGTTGAGGTCGGCGCCGCCGACGCCGCGCCGGCAGCAGCCGAGCAGGCCGCCGGCGCCGTCGCCGACGCCACTGGTGCCGTCGCGCGCGCCCGCCGCTGCGGCGAGTCTCGCTCGTCCGCCGCCTCCGCGTCCCGCGCCGATGGCGCCCGCTGTTGACAATGGTAAGCCCGCACCACCGGCGTTGGCCTCGCCGCCTCCGATCTCTTCACCGCCACCGATCTCCTCGCCGCCGGCGGACAGCGGACCGCCGCCGTCGTGCTCgccgcctccgcctccgccgGCAGCCGGTCCGCCCCCACCGGTGCCGGCGCGGCAGGGCGCTCCGCCACCTCTACCCGCTCGCCCGCGACCGGCTTCGTAAATTCCATATACGCATTTCTAGAATTTGTAATAACTCGAACAAATCATGTACACGGGTAAGTGTTCCATACGTTCCTTTTGTTTACTTATTTGTTATTGAAGTTATTTATTGCATTAGATTACGTAGTAGGTGTCcactttgttaaaaaaaaacagatgtaGGTTACTTAATGTAGGTCGTGGAAGCTTGAAGGTTTTTCGAGTTTGGTTGGATATTCTGTACATGAGTTGTTAAGTATTGCATTGTGTGTTTAGCAAATCCCGGGCTGATGATAAGCTGGCGATGACGTAGGCGTGCGAAGTGCAAAGCAGTGCGTTTATATTATATGCCTAGGCCGGATTTTCATCacataaattatacatatacatatacgttTATTGTTATACATTGATACGTATTATAAGAGGTTATTTTATGACTTCAGCATAAGTGGTCTCATCACTTTAATCTTAAGTAGTGTTATGTGCGATACCAATCGGAATTATTTTCAtttaggtaaatacttgtaagaattattgtatttattcatGGGCATTTTCATCCAGACGTTTAGCTTCATCCAAAGGATCATGGaaatgcataaaaaatacacgTAGGTATAGTACTTTAAGTATAGGACTATATCTCATTTAATGTTGTtggcagtgccggcccgagtccttgattaaaactttttttttttcatttgccattttggcgccccccttgccatccggcgcctagagcggccgctccactcacTCTACCCTAGGTACTGCCCTGGTTGTTGGTTGCGTAACTATAGTTGATCAAGCAAatcctgtcagtagaaaaaggcgtgaaattaaatttttctGTGGGACGATAACcgttcgcgcctacatttaaaatttgccgcctttttctactgacaagatttgcttgaccaactatactgttatttctaaataatatacttaaacacCGTGGAGATAAAAAGAGGGACTGTATAGCCTTTTCAATTAATCTGTTAAAAGACTTAAAAGTTATGACATAAGAACGGAAAAGCATATTTTTCTTGAAAGGTACCTGtagttgtatttatttatcgaGCGGGATAATTTCGTCCATGGGATAATAGCGCTTTCTTTACATATAATTACAAAGTAAGTATGGTTGGATCCAACTTACTGTAGAAGTGTAATAGACGCATTTAATCAACCTCGCTGTCTAAAGCTAggtatgtactagcatacaacTGCTTTTACATTTACCAACTACATATTTGAAATTCTTAAAGTTTGTATTTATCCCACGGACGCAAATATCCTGGTtgacttatataaatattgtGCAATCTAATGTTTCAATCTTGAAATAGGTATGTCTACACGTGCGTAAAGTGAGTTGAATGAGCTTTCTACAAACCTACCCAAAATGGTTGACAATTTACGTCTAATCCTTCTAAGTCCCAGTCTTTTTGcggttttgaatttggaaccttctTTTATTCCATTGTAGTTACAAAATAAGCATAAGTGTATCGATATCCTACTCAGTTCTATATAAGCTTTAACGGAATTTGTTGCCACGCACGGGGATTTGGGTCCAACAGCTTATTACACACATAATTATTGTGTTAGATTAAGTACTTTGAGTTCTGTGGGTAGATTTGTAGATAGTTTGTATTTTAGATATCATTAGTAcgaaataatataggtaatgaATAAAGTTTATAGGTATTCATTAAGGCGGCTTGGCTTGAAGGAGTTTAAGGTCGTCAGACGAATCGATTATTACCTCATTCATAAAAATCGGCTGAATAATTTCATACCACATAGCCAGCTAAAATAGTAGCCCTTCAGTTTGACTGTTACCGTGTCGGGTAATTATTGCGCATTTAGCAACGAGCAAAGGCCGAAATAGATCCGTGGATGCAATAAAGACAATTTAATTCATTTAACGATCTCGCTTTCTCCTGCGTATGTTAACGATAAATTATGTTGTAGATATTGTATATGTTACTTTTGTTCATATATTTCACCTTAgcacaaagtcccccgccgcgtctgtctgtttgtgtgtatgtatgttcgcgataaactcaaaaactactgaacgttAGGtgttgtgtaacccgtgcgaagccggggcaggtcgctagtaattataattttacttcTATTTACGTAAATACGTATATctaaaataattattcttaatattttttaaagtttaagaAGTGGTTATGCCGTACTTCGTATCAGTGGCAAATTAATGGAATGGGATCAATAGAGGCCCACGCTTATGGCCTTTCGGTCAAATTGGGGCCCCTCTCGAGCTAGAGACCCGTGGGTAGCATTTTGCTATTTGCTCGCTTTGCGACCCTATAACTATTAGTTACCTAACTAATAACTattagttacgccactgctttTGAGTTACTTCTTATAGGTATCTAATACCTATAGGATTCTTTCAAATATCTACCTTCCGGTTGTAGGTACCAGAACCAGGTTGTATTTAAAGAAATGCATCGAGATAATAGCTAATTTGAGATTTAAATATGAGATGAATTTACTTTTAGTCAATAGTCAGTCCTCCTGTGTTGCAACTAAggaataatatttaagtaataactAAGGCAAGTGTCTAAATAAAATGTTCCATTGCATACcaacttttttaaatactataatGTATGTTGTATTGTGATATACCAAACTAAATATGATTacgtccgttaactctcagaatgaccttcggattttagaaagatacatcgggtatcggcgataacacgcgaaggtgatactgctgttctgctctcttattaactcacaaaaagttttaaacttaccgcaaaaagttaaggatacctattgtctcaatgtaaaataagccctaatttaatgacattatgcttaatattcggttgatgactatattgcgatttgactttttgtcataatctaaataaaatataatcacaatttaaaattcgaaaacaaatttgaaattatatagagttgataatactagtcacatatttcaattcatatggtaaaatcatgtaaaattatacaattggaaaattgtgatattattgttatggtggtattaactactcttatatagtttaaagctaaaaagacgactgcactcattggatgttggattgcaactaaatcagtaagagactgtcattttctattacgcgattacgtccgattttacccgaaaaacgaatgtcattctgagagttaacggactgtacacATAGTTGACCCGTCATGTAAcctgttagttttttttacataaggAAACTTATATTTATGACGCTAAACTAATAAGTAGAGCGGTTTATTTGTGGTGTATGATTAAATGATTATATTGTAGATTATTCCATCCAGCATTACGAGCTACTTTTTCCTGtttttgtttacgttacgtTAAATTacgtatggaaaaaaaaacaatgaatttaaACTTCTAAATAAGTAGTTTCTAGCTAGACGGTGATcagcaaaatttaattttagcaattcttttaaaattgagacgacatattataaacatattttggAAACGGTGTAATTTAGATAGATAATCGTGAATAAGCACTTTATTATCGCTCCGAAATTTTCCGGTAttcgaagttatcccaatgAAGATGATTGGCTTAACGGGTTGATAGAACGCATACCTCTGGGTATCTCCATTCGTACATAATAATTAGAAGTATGAAAAtctatgtatgtacagtcgccatttgatatatctgaacacgcct
It encodes:
- the LOC134744921 gene encoding synaptojanin-1; this translates as MAMSKGFKVLEKSCPPNPYSIILQHRNKDTALLFESQAVVSLSPQETDTFRKQFHKIADAYACLGALQLNSGESCLLYLVLVTGCCSVGKVGDVEVFKITQTQFLPLFYHTNDDKVSEVKKLLNSGTFYFSWNTGKSNDNLFDLTLCAQRKSKGANPDNRFFWNRTLFIHLIRYGIDCEDWLTRAMCGSVEIRTIYVGHRQARAVLVSRLSCERAGTRFNVRGCNDDGNVANFVETEQSIYIDDSVASYIQTRGSVPLFWEQPGVQVGSHKVKMSRGYDASTSACDRHFSAMKRNYGSVIVANLLGSSLIGGSEGEATLSNAFQKHLNESAHSDVIQIIFDYHQEVRASSIEGALGKFKKIIEKYYDEMGIFSAKSVDIYNIQKGVIRTNCLDCLDRTNSIQTFIGLEMLNIQLMLLQCVDKKQNVNRFEEVFKQMWVNNGNEISKIYAGTGAIQGGSKLIDGARSAARTIQNNLLDNSKQEAIDILLLGSTLNSELADRTRILLPANLLHASPPVLREMCRRVNEYTTPSSIRITIGTYNVNGGKHFRSLAYKDVSLADWLLDCPNHSLVNTVQGKDHPSDIFAIGFEEIVDLNASNIMAASSDNAKAWSEELEKVLCRDAPYTLLSSHQLVGVCLFVFARKDLIPHIRDVALDSVKTGLGGATGNKGAVAIRLVIYGTSLCFVCAHFAAGQSQVTERNADYTEITRKVAFPMGRSLYSHDYVFWCGDFNYRIDLDKDEVRLLVSQNNMQRLLEQDQLTRQKAQDLVFKNCFEGDITFLPTYKYDLFSDDYDTSEKCRAPAWTDRILWRSRKHTIDPEGTSELVAGKLLHYGRAELKQSDHRPVIGILEVEVLQVSYTKCMEVFYEVVNDLGPPDATIVVQPCDANSESVFDDNLVAAILQELATIGEVTLVRIVEDHSTSLIITFRDGQNALAAAQKEHLTVCSVPLRITLKSPNWVEVVRSELILCTNNTIPLFGEAQAERPLRSAPPTPRRQQPSRPPAPSPTPLVPSRAPAAAASLARPPPPRPAPMAPAVDNGKPAPPALASPPPISSPPPISSPPADSGPPPSCSPPPPPPAAGPPPPVPARQGAPPPLPARPRPAS